atctctttttttttatataagtaggatttatagttttttttataaatctctATTAAAATCTTGGGATTAGATTTATAGAAAAAATAGTGAAAATAGgataaagagaattttaaaagaattgaagtttttaaaaaagaaaaatttatgataataaaaaatgatttttaaaaataataaaaattttaatttttcatatgaTAATAATGTAATAGAGGATTATGACTACGGATGCCTTAAGATCCCACTGCTATCATCATGCCTGGTGGCCGCCGTAGATTGGAACATTTATGTGGGCCCATCTTATTATTCTCCACGTGGCAGTTATAGACTGGGCAATATGTGGAGGCGGTATCAatgatattattaaaaattttggtCACCGCATTTTATTGTTTTTtacatcaaaattaattaaatttaataaccAAAACAGATCGCGATCTTCGTTCTTGGTTCGCAGGAAGATTTCTGGTCGATGGAAGGCAGATTTATGTACGCGGTTCGTCTTCGTCCCCGTCTCCGTCTCCTCGTCACCGTGGAAGTAAGGTCTCGGTTCTCAATCCAATCTAGGGATATTGTTCTTCTGTTACGCCCTTTTCTCGATGATTTTGGTTCCCTGCATCCTTGACCTACCAATTACTAGTAATTTGGGTGAAGGGGGCGGAGTTATGATTATGAGTGTTTCGACGTGGAGGCGAGGATCCCTTTCTCATTCTAAAAGcttgtttgtgtgtgtgtgttcCACGCAGTTTCTTGTGGCCATCgaaattagaaaagaatggattttttttttggttctatGATCCAAATTGGTTTTACTAGTATAGATAGAACACGATTTCTATACGCCTACTTCCTTTGCTCGCACGGCGGAGGTAAGCTCTTGATCCCAATCTAGGGCTTTGTTCTTCTCTTACGCTCTTTCTCCATTATTCTGCTTCCCGCATCCTTGACCTACCAGTCACTTGGAATTCGGGGTGGGATTAGAAGCGTTTCGAAGTGGACACGATTATCCCTTGTGTTTTTCAAAGTTCGCTTTTTGTGTGTTTGACACAGTTTCTTGCTGGCTTTGAAGTTGGAAAAGGCCCAATTAGGTTTTAGTAGTATAGATAGAACACTTGATTTCTATTTCTTCGTCTTCCTCTTCTTGCGGTGAAAGAAATAAGTTCTCAATTCCAATTTAGGCCTTTGTTCTCCTGTTACATTTTTTTTCTCGATTATTTTGACGGTTTAAGTTCTCTTGTTATATATaagatgatatattaataactaaGGAATTTATAGTTGCTAATTTCCAAACAATATCTTCATGCAACAAAGTTGGATTTCTCTCCCTAGTTAGCTTTTTTGGACTGGATGAGATTTGGTTTCTTAAATATTTTCATCTTGTTTTTGTTCATTCAAATGTGATCTACCAACTTGAGACTATTTGTTTAATAATCTGTTTCTTTTTTTTCCTGCTTAACTGTAGCTATAGAATAACTCTATCTCCACAGCAAATCTACATATTGCATGTGAAGAATAAGCAATTACCCTGTGAGGATTGCACCTTGGCGATCCCATTTTCCTAAGATATGAGCAGCCATGAAAACTCTGCATCATTGCGGCGACGATTCCATAATGAAGAGGGTGAGGATGTCAAGAGTGAAACTACTTTTTCTAATTCTTCTAGTTCTGCTTCTACCAAGGTGGGTGTGCTCAGATGGTCGGAGAAGAGGGTCTGGACATTTGCACTCGCATTCCGAGCTGCTAACGCACTATTGGTACAGACCTACTTCAATCCAGATGAACATTGGCAGTCTCTTGAGGTTGCCCATCGCATTGTCTTTGGGTAAATGTTGCCCCTGCATCTTGGTATCTACAAATGTTCTTTTTTCTTTGTGCCTAGTCGTTAAGTTTGGTTTGATTAGGTACGGCCATCTGACCTGGGAATGGAAGGAAGGGATTCGCAGCTACCTCCATCCTTTGCTCTTTGCTCTCCTCTACAAGATCTTGGCTTTTTTGCACTTGGACAAACCCTTGTTCATGGTAGGCACTTGCAGAATGGTCATGAATTTCTGTCAATATGATGTATTGCTGGTGTTCTTTTAGCTGAATTCTTCTAGTCTACATggttttctcttttcttcctttttactCCATATATTTTCTATGAATATACAAAGATTGGATTGATAATATGAAGAATCACATTATCATTGGATGTGTGGGTGCTGGCATTACCATGTATTCTTCTAGTCTGTCTGGTGTGTTTTTTTGTTCCTGTTTTCTCCATACCATTTTCTACTAAATATACTGAGATTGATTATATAAAGAATTGCATTACCATGGATAAGTGGGTGCTTGGATTACCATGAATTCCTCTAGTTCGTCTGGTATTATCTTTTGTCCGTTTTTTCTCTATATCATTTTCTATGAATTGTGAGATTGATAGTACGGAAATTGTATTATCATGGATAGGTGGGTGCTTGCATATATTGTATTTATCTAACCACATAAACTTAATACTACTTCATGAGTGTAACAATTTTCCCTTGTAGATGaagaaactaaattttttttttctgcttgACGAATGTTTTGAATAGGCAAAGGCTCCACGGTTGTTCCAATCTTTGTTTGCATCCATCGGAGATCTATACATGTACAAGCTCTCAAAGATGATATTTGATGAGCAAGTTGCCAAATGGGCTGTATCCTTTACATTCACCTATACAATATTTCTATAACATGTAACGATGACAATCTTGCCACAGCTAGTAGTTTGCTCTCAAATTGTTATGATGGTTCCCTTAATTCTGAGTAGCTGTTTTCACAATTTACAAACTGGTTTATGTTCTTCTGCATTACACGGACATTCTCAAACAGCTTGGAAACAATGCTAACACTGATGGGAATATTCTATTGGTTCTCTTCAAATAGTTCATCTAAGAAATTTTCTATATCATCAAGGATGCTGGGTCTCTTTATAGCTGCCCTGACATGTGCAGTTCGGCCGACCAGTGCAATCACATGGCAATACATTGGATTATTGGATCTGTTTAAGATGCAGTCTAGATTCCACTTCCTCTTATTTGAGGTACTTCCAATAGGGTAGGTAATTAGTCTTTTGTCACTAAAACTAAATTTTGATTCCTGATAGACATGTTTTGTATTGTTTATAGTGGTTCTTATTAGTTATTACAGACAGAACTAACAAGTGAgtattcaaataaatttttatcaaatacATTGGTAAAAACAAAACTCTTTCAAATGCATCAAATGCTTGATATATGTGTGCTTCAACTCTCTCTGTTATTTATATTGTTGTTTATGCTTTGAGTATTCATATCCTTTTGTAAGATTGCATTTGTTTTGTTTCATTCGTATAGAAAATGTAATAGAACCTCCCTAAATCTCACTAAATCAATATAACAATTTTCCCTCAAATCTCTGTATTATGCGTCCTTTGTTTCTAGCTTTGAGGAATTCACTCCCCTGTTTTCTCTTTATGTAGTTATTGGAATTTTCACACCCATTTAGTTTGCATTTTCTTTAGAAATTGGCTTCGAGTGCACCTTATACTGACATAATGATGTTAACAGGAGTCTTGTTCTTGCCTTGTCAAGCTTGTTGGATTGGTGGATGTATGATTCCTTCGTCCTTGTGCCTCTGAACTTTcttaagtttaattttctttCATCCGGTGGGGACTATTATGGCACTCACCCATGGCACTGGTACTTCACCCAGGGATTTCCTTCCATGCTTTTAACCTTCTTACCATATTCATTGATCGGCATATTTCGTTCAAAAGAGCGGAGAATTTCTGGTCTGATTGCTTGGGTCTTAGGGGTTTACAGTTTTCTTGGCCACAAAGAATTCAGGTGAGTACTATTATATGTACTcatgatcatgttatcagatgcTCTTTATTTTCAAGCCGTTTTCCCCAATTTGCTTTTACTGATAATGGATTTGGATCAGGTTTGTGCTTCCAGTGCTCCCAATAGCTTTGATGTTCTCTGGATATTGTTTAGCAGTGATTGCAAAACCAGATCGTTCAGGCACAGAAAGTAAAAAATTCAAGCCTGCCACCAAATGCCCGTCAAATGTACAGCTAGCTGTGCTGTTCCTTCTTGTAACTAATGTTCCAATGGCTTTATATATGAGCTTGATTCATCAGGTAAGCCTTGTCATTTGGTTTTTCAGAAAGTACCCCTGGTTAGCGTATATTCTATCTTTCGATAAAAAACTATGTTGATAACTGATCTAGTTAAGGTTTTGCCTTACAATTTACATGATTCTTACAAATAAACTTGCCCACCAGAGAGGAAGCGAAGATGTTATGATTCATCTGTCAAAAGAGGCAAGCAAGCAGGGGGTGAAGAG
This window of the Zingiber officinale cultivar Zhangliang chromosome 3B, Zo_v1.1, whole genome shotgun sequence genome carries:
- the LOC122055366 gene encoding mannosyltransferase APTG1, with the translated sequence MSSHENSASLRRRFHNEEGEDVKSETTFSNSSSSASTKVGVLRWSEKRVWTFALAFRAANALLVQTYFNPDEHWQSLEVAHRIVFGYGHLTWEWKEGIRSYLHPLLFALLYKILAFLHLDKPLFMAKAPRLFQSLFASIGDLYMYKLSKMIFDEQVAKWALFSQFTNWFMFFCITRTFSNSLETMLTLMGIFYWFSSNSSSKKFSISSRMLGLFIAALTCAVRPTSAITWQYIGLLDLFKMQSRFHFLLFEVLPIGSLVLALSSLLDWWMYDSFVLVPLNFLKFNFLSSGGDYYGTHPWHWYFTQGFPSMLLTFLPYSLIGIFRSKERRISGLIAWVLGVYSFLGHKEFRFVLPVLPIALMFSGYCLAVIAKPDRSGTESKKFKPATKCPSNVQLAVLFLLVTNVPMALYMSLIHQRGSEDVMIHLSKEASKQGVKSVLFLMPCHSTPYYSTLHHDLPMQFLDCTPSSNRTTLAESDFFLMDPHAFALSMFKNSTIFPSHIVLFSSEEPYLRELLISYSFTEVRRFFHAHFKVDRDLQASVVVYSQAIS